A stretch of the Planktothricoides raciborskii GIHE-MW2 genome encodes the following:
- a CDS encoding CHAT domain-containing protein, protein MNLYIKDQGLPDIYRGFERVLIEQQRVDKALEVSEQGRAKGFVDFLTNHIGMRSPFLPSVSPLSIYQIKQIAKSQASTLVEYSLIYDYNQFYQGSSTRSTHWGIPDIYAYATKLLIWVVSPKGQIWFQEVDLTPLLEEYQTSLANLVRTVREAIAVGKDYLSTLPQMFRRYSLDEQLQLLYRFLISPIADWLPRDPSSRVMIIPQDFLFLLPFGALKDQNGQYLIEKHTLLSAPSLQAIELIRKRQKHSFVPQDLPPDQSLSSSLTPKSSDRGSGAELLRLSDPTAKLPLTLYPALVLGNPTMPSFSLQFGEVPVYMTRLPGAEIEAKAVADVLNVAPLTNDAATRTVVLEQMPKARIIHLATHGWLGSTECMEGVVALAPNSQGKNGFLTLRDIFHLSSDRHQLPLSADLVCLSACDIARGQIWGDGVFRLSQAFLVAGANTLIISLWLPPTDSSPILMKQFYQDFQGTGDKAQSLRQAMLSTREKFPEPRYWAGFTLFGCAALHPAP, encoded by the coding sequence ATGAATTTATATATCAAAGACCAGGGGCTTCCCGATATTTATCGCGGATTTGAACGGGTTTTAATCGAGCAGCAAAGAGTTGATAAAGCCTTGGAGGTATCAGAACAAGGCAGAGCGAAAGGATTTGTGGATTTTTTGACCAACCATATAGGGATGCGATCGCCCTTTTTGCCATCGGTTTCTCCCCTAAGTATTTACCAGATTAAACAAATTGCCAAATCTCAGGCATCTACTTTAGTGGAATATTCCCTGATTTATGATTACAACCAGTTTTATCAGGGAAGTTCTACTCGTTCTACTCATTGGGGCATCCCTGATATTTATGCTTATGCAACGAAGTTACTGATTTGGGTGGTGTCCCCCAAAGGTCAGATTTGGTTTCAAGAAGTTGACTTAACACCTTTGCTGGAAGAATATCAGACTTCTTTGGCGAATTTGGTGCGAACGGTGCGAGAGGCGATCGCCGTTGGCAAAGATTATTTGTCCACGTTACCGCAAATGTTTCGCCGCTATTCCCTGGACGAACAATTACAATTACTGTATCGGTTTTTGATTTCGCCGATCGCGGATTGGTTGCCGAGGGATCCCAGTTCACGGGTGATGATTATTCCCCAAGATTTCCTATTTTTACTTCCCTTTGGCGCTCTGAAAGATCAAAATGGTCAATATTTGATCGAAAAACATACTTTATTGAGTGCGCCAAGTTTGCAGGCGATCGAACTGATTCGGAAAAGACAAAAACACTCATTTGTCCCGCAGGATCTCCCCCCCGATCAATCCCTCAGCAGTTCTTTGACCCCCAAAAGCAGCGATCGCGGCAGCGGAGCGGAGCTCCTTCGCCTCTCAGATCCGACCGCTAAATTACCCCTGACTCTTTATCCGGCATTAGTCTTGGGAAATCCCACCATGCCCAGTTTTTCCCTACAATTTGGGGAGGTTCCCGTCTATATGACCCGCTTACCAGGAGCGGAAATCGAAGCTAAAGCGGTGGCTGATGTACTGAATGTGGCACCCCTGACCAATGATGCTGCTACAAGAACTGTGGTTTTGGAGCAAATGCCCAAAGCCAGAATTATTCACTTAGCTACTCATGGGTGGCTGGGTTCCACGGAATGCATGGAAGGAGTCGTTGCCTTAGCACCCAATTCCCAAGGAAAAAATGGTTTTTTGACCCTGCGAGATATTTTTCATTTAAGCAGCGATCGCCACCAACTGCCCTTATCAGCGGATCTGGTTTGCTTGAGTGCCTGTGATATTGCCCGGGGTCAGATTTGGGGTGACGGGGTGTTTCGACTCAGCCAAGCTTTTTTAGTCGCGGGAGCGAATACATTAATCATCTCTCTGTGGCTGCCCCCCACCGACTCCAGCCCCATACTAATGAAACAGTTTTATCAAGATTTTCAAGGCACTGGAGATAAAGCCCAATCTTTACGTCAAGCCATGCTCTCGACCAGGGAAAAATTCCCAGAACCTAGATATTGGGCAGGGTTTACTCTCTTTGGTTGTGCTGCACTGCACCCTGCACCTTGA
- a CDS encoding PAS domain S-box protein → MKNDMGHRSILIVDDLPDNLRLLRDTLQGQGYKVRSCTTGAMALRGAKAAVTDLILLDIKLPDYDGYEICRQLKADEQTAHIPVIFLSALTNTGDKIQGFAVGGADYITKPFQIEEVLARVETHLSIQRLQKSLQEKNLHLTQEIAEHQRTQEALFYEKELAQITLRSIGDAVITTNSQGYVTYLNPMAENLTGWSEQEAQGLPLFDVFKIINAITKEPVDNPIIKALDEVRILNLAQNTILMARDGRKFDIDDSASPIQNSQGQVIGAVIVFRDITDYKRQEEAKLNNILNRAIAAITSYRTFADNTCICDYWSPGCEILFGYTPEELIADPNLWKNNVHPEDLDPLFAQITEKDRMKPISHVEYRFRHKDGTWHWISASLFSEWEQTHNCWFVTGVLTDITQRKNSEIALKEAENIIKQQEEQFRLALELTKTGIWNWDITTGIIQWNPSHYTLLGYQPGEVTSDYEVWRCRVHPDDVTETEKKLLQAQENHTGYTAEYRVIHSDGSVHWLLGKGQGIYDRTGKAVRMMGTIIDISDRKRSEIALREEQKKLSLFVRYAPVSVAMFDREMRYLNVSQRWLELYQLDSMAAILGRSHYEVFPNIPDTWKQIHQKCLAGATQKCDQDSFILPDGSVQWLKWEILPWRLDTEEVGGILIFVDDITERKQAEMALQESQESLMIAIEAAQMGTWYLDLINDVSSVRSLRHDQIFGYDKPQIEWGEAIARRHILEADLKIWDDAFARAMKTGKLDFEVRVKWPDGSIHWMAAYGRFYFDENRKPLYGAGVNLDITERKQAEITLKNQIARERVVTNIAQNIRETLALNQVLQRTVDQVREFLTADRVIIFRFQPDWTGVVITESVLSDYPAILSRHIYDPCFANKYIEPYRQGIVTNRSDFYADDIQPCYRELMASFQARANLAVPLLEGDRLWGLLIVHQCSAPRQWQTTEIELLQQLAIQVGIAIQQSELYEKTRQELLDRQKAERKIAEQAVLIDIATDGIFVQDLEQQIVFWNQGAERLYGWTTAEAIGQKTQTLFNQDDALNQALQITMKQGSWQGEIAQGTKSNKKIILASRWTLVKNESGQPKSILSVNSDITEKKQLEKQFYHVQRLESIGTLASGIAHDFNNILTPILGISQLLPLRLTNVDQKTQELLSTLTTSTRRAVNLVKQILLFSRASDGEFVVFQLRYLFRELIGIAKQTFPKSIEISDQSPTRELWTISADRTQMDQVFMNLMINARDAMPEGGSLTISAENRYLDEHYALLNLEAKPGPYVVVTVSDTGSGIPSELLERIFDPFFTTKEVGKGTGLGLSTVMGIVKNHGGFIRVTSELGKGTEFEVFLPAIQGEIITTTLEEEMPSGNGELILIVEDESSIQEITKTALEKYNYRILLASDGIEALAIYAKNQAEISVVLMDMMMPNLDGFTAIRALKKMNLAVKIIGTSGILDNKQLALQADAQAFLLKPYTISQLLKILKEVNY, encoded by the coding sequence ATGAAAAATGACATGGGTCATAGGAGTATTTTAATCGTTGACGATTTACCCGATAATCTTCGACTTCTGAGAGACACATTACAAGGACAAGGCTATAAAGTTCGTTCCTGTACAACCGGGGCAATGGCTTTAAGAGGGGCGAAAGCCGCCGTGACAGATTTGATTTTACTGGATATTAAGCTGCCTGACTATGATGGCTATGAAATTTGTCGGCAATTAAAAGCCGATGAGCAAACTGCCCATATTCCCGTAATCTTTTTAAGTGCGCTGACTAATACCGGCGATAAAATCCAGGGATTTGCGGTGGGTGGGGCAGATTATATCACTAAACCTTTTCAAATCGAAGAAGTGTTAGCCCGCGTAGAAACTCATTTATCAATTCAGCGACTTCAAAAAAGTCTCCAGGAAAAAAATTTACATCTTACCCAAGAAATTGCTGAACACCAACGCACCCAAGAAGCTCTCTTTTATGAAAAAGAATTAGCTCAAATCACTCTTAGATCCATTGGCGATGCGGTGATTACGACTAATTCCCAGGGTTATGTTACTTATCTCAATCCAATGGCTGAAAATCTTACAGGTTGGAGCGAACAGGAGGCGCAAGGTTTACCTTTATTTGATGTTTTTAAAATTATTAACGCCATTACGAAAGAACCTGTAGACAATCCGATTATTAAAGCTTTAGATGAAGTGAGAATTCTTAATCTAGCTCAAAATACCATTTTAATGGCACGGGATGGGAGGAAATTTGATATTGATGACTCAGCATCACCCATTCAAAATAGTCAAGGTCAGGTGATTGGGGCGGTCATTGTTTTTCGAGATATTACCGATTATAAGCGCCAAGAGGAAGCGAAACTGAATAATATTTTGAATCGGGCGATCGCGGCGATTACCAGCTATCGAACATTTGCCGATAACACTTGTATTTGTGATTATTGGTCTCCTGGATGCGAAATCCTGTTTGGCTATACTCCAGAAGAACTCATCGCCGATCCAAATCTCTGGAAAAACAATGTCCATCCTGAAGATTTAGACCCCCTGTTTGCTCAAATCACTGAAAAAGATCGGATGAAACCCATCAGCCATGTAGAGTATCGCTTTCGCCACAAAGATGGCACTTGGCACTGGATTTCCGCTTCCCTGTTTTCTGAATGGGAGCAAACTCATAATTGTTGGTTCGTAACCGGGGTTTTAACGGATATTACCCAACGGAAAAATTCAGAAATAGCGCTGAAAGAAGCGGAAAATATTATCAAGCAACAAGAAGAACAATTCCGATTAGCATTAGAATTAACTAAAACTGGTATTTGGAATTGGGATATAACCACCGGAATTATTCAATGGAATCCGAGTCATTATACCTTATTAGGCTATCAACCAGGGGAAGTGACATCGGATTATGAAGTGTGGCGATGTCGTGTTCATCCCGATGATGTGACTGAGACAGAAAAGAAACTCTTACAAGCACAAGAAAATCACACAGGTTACACCGCAGAATATCGGGTTATACATTCAGATGGCTCTGTCCATTGGCTGTTAGGCAAAGGACAAGGAATTTATGATCGAACTGGAAAAGCTGTGCGGATGATGGGGACGATTATTGACATCAGCGATCGCAAACGCTCGGAAATTGCCTTAAGGGAAGAGCAAAAAAAATTAAGTTTGTTTGTGAGATATGCTCCTGTCAGTGTGGCCATGTTCGATCGCGAAATGCGTTATCTGAATGTCAGTCAACGCTGGCTAGAATTGTATCAATTAGATTCTATGGCAGCGATATTAGGGCGCTCTCACTATGAAGTATTCCCGAATATTCCTGATACTTGGAAACAGATTCATCAAAAATGTTTAGCAGGTGCTACGCAAAAATGCGATCAAGACTCTTTTATCCTACCTGATGGCTCTGTGCAATGGTTGAAATGGGAAATTTTACCCTGGCGACTTGATACGGAGGAAGTGGGAGGAATTCTGATTTTTGTTGACGATATTACAGAGCGCAAACAAGCAGAAATGGCTTTACAAGAGAGTCAAGAGAGTTTAATGATTGCCATTGAAGCCGCCCAAATGGGTACATGGTATTTGGATTTAATTAATGATGTTTCCTCGGTGCGATCGCTACGCCATGACCAGATTTTTGGTTATGATAAGCCCCAAATAGAGTGGGGAGAAGCCATTGCTAGACGGCACATTTTGGAAGCTGACCTGAAAATTTGGGATGATGCTTTTGCTCGTGCCATGAAAACGGGTAAACTCGATTTTGAAGTGCGTGTTAAGTGGCCAGATGGAAGTATTCACTGGATGGCGGCTTATGGACGTTTTTATTTTGACGAAAATAGAAAACCTCTCTATGGAGCCGGTGTAAATCTTGATATTACAGAGCGCAAACAGGCAGAAATCACTTTAAAAAATCAAATCGCCCGAGAGCGAGTAGTCACCAATATCGCGCAAAATATTCGTGAAACCTTGGCTCTCAATCAAGTATTACAAAGAACCGTGGATCAAGTGCGGGAATTTCTCACCGCCGATCGCGTGATTATTTTTCGTTTTCAACCGGATTGGACTGGTGTAGTGATTACAGAATCGGTGCTAAGTGATTATCCTGCTATTCTGTCCAGGCATATTTACGATCCCTGCTTTGCGAACAAATATATCGAACCCTATCGTCAGGGAATTGTCACCAACCGCAGCGATTTTTATGCGGATGACATTCAACCCTGTTATCGCGAACTAATGGCATCTTTTCAAGCCAGGGCTAATTTAGCCGTTCCGCTTTTGGAAGGCGATCGCTTATGGGGATTATTAATTGTCCATCAATGTTCTGCCCCCCGGCAATGGCAAACCACAGAAATTGAATTACTGCAACAATTAGCGATTCAGGTAGGGATTGCCATTCAACAATCAGAATTGTATGAAAAAACTCGTCAAGAATTATTAGATCGGCAAAAAGCCGAGCGCAAAATTGCTGAACAAGCAGTCTTAATTGATATTGCCACTGATGGGATTTTTGTCCAAGACCTAGAACAGCAAATTGTTTTCTGGAATCAAGGGGCTGAACGGTTATATGGTTGGACAACCGCTGAAGCGATCGGGCAAAAAACTCAAACCCTATTTAATCAAGATGATGCCCTGAATCAAGCTTTACAAATCACAATGAAACAGGGCAGTTGGCAAGGGGAAATCGCACAAGGGACTAAAAGCAATAAAAAAATCATCCTAGCTAGTCGCTGGACATTGGTAAAAAATGAATCAGGCCAACCGAAATCAATCCTGAGCGTCAACAGCGATATTACAGAGAAAAAACAACTGGAAAAACAGTTTTACCATGTCCAGCGTTTAGAAAGTATCGGCACCTTAGCCAGTGGCATTGCCCATGATTTTAATAACATCCTGACTCCCATCTTGGGAATTAGTCAACTCTTGCCTCTCCGACTCACGAATGTTGATCAAAAGACACAAGAATTGTTGAGTACCCTGACTACAAGTACCCGACGGGCGGTGAATTTGGTCAAGCAAATTCTGCTGTTTAGTCGCGCCAGTGACGGTGAATTCGTTGTCTTCCAACTCAGGTATCTGTTTCGAGAATTGATCGGAATTGCCAAACAGACTTTTCCCAAATCGATAGAAATTTCCGATCAAAGCCCCACCAGAGAACTCTGGACAATTTCCGCCGATCGCACTCAAATGGATCAGGTATTTATGAATCTGATGATTAATGCGCGGGATGCCATGCCCGAAGGAGGTAGTTTAACCATAAGTGCCGAAAATCGTTACTTAGACGAACATTATGCCCTGCTGAATTTAGAAGCCAAACCGGGGCCTTATGTGGTGGTTACGGTTTCTGATACAGGATCCGGCATTCCGTCGGAACTATTAGAGCGAATTTTTGACCCATTTTTCACCACTAAGGAAGTGGGAAAAGGCACCGGACTGGGATTATCTACGGTGATGGGAATTGTGAAAAATCATGGCGGTTTTATCCGGGTGACAAGTGAGTTGGGTAAGGGGACAGAATTTGAAGTTTTCTTACCGGCTATTCAGGGAGAAATCATTACGACCACCTTAGAAGAAGAAATGCCCTCCGGGAACGGAGAGTTAATTCTAATTGTGGAGGATGAAAGCTCGATTCAAGAAATTACCAAAACTGCCTTAGAGAAGTATAATTACAGAATACTGCTGGCGAGTGATGGGATTGAAGCCCTGGCCATATATGCCAAAAATCAAGCAGAAATCAGTGTGGTTTTAATGGATATGATGATGCCCAATTTAGATGGATTTACCGCCATCCGCGCTCTGAAAAAAATGAACCTAGCAGTTAAGATTATTGGCACCAGCGGCATCCTGGACAATAAACAACTGGCTTTACAAGCTGATGCCCAAGCCTTTTTGTTAAAGCCTTACACCATTAGTCAATTATTGAAAATTTTAAAGGAGGTGAATTATTAG
- a CDS encoding HNH endonuclease, whose protein sequence is MSKVLVLNASYEPLNITNWRRAVVLLLKGKAEQVEHNGKYVYAEFPLPTVIRLRQYVRVPYKDIPLTRPNIYYRDNHTCQYCGYSGDDLTLDHVLPRSRHGGDTWDNLVTACIRCNVKKGNRTPQEANMPLSHHPRKPHSSLYFEVNKHVKSGLHQEWKKYVIGS, encoded by the coding sequence ATGAGTAAGGTTCTGGTTCTTAACGCTTCTTACGAACCGCTCAATATCACCAACTGGCGAAGAGCGGTGGTTTTATTGCTCAAAGGCAAAGCCGAGCAAGTAGAACATAACGGTAAATATGTTTATGCTGAGTTTCCTTTGCCCACGGTGATTCGGTTGCGGCAATACGTCCGGGTGCCTTACAAAGATATCCCACTGACTCGCCCTAATATATATTACCGAGATAACCATACTTGTCAATACTGTGGATATTCTGGGGATGATTTGACCCTGGATCACGTCCTGCCGCGATCGCGCCACGGTGGAGATACCTGGGACAATCTCGTGACTGCCTGTATTCGTTGCAACGTTAAAAAAGGAAATCGTACCCCCCAAGAAGCTAATATGCCTCTAAGTCATCATCCGCGCAAACCGCACAGCAGCCTCTACTTTGAGGTGAACAAGCACGTCAAGAGTGGCTTGCATCAAGAATGGAAAAAGTATGTGATTGGCAGTTAA
- a CDS encoding PAS domain S-box protein, with amino-acid sequence MNKRIGQFLSFLVMAIGGLVLLGWYWDIPLLKTGFPGSISTMKANTALAFLLAGISLRILQYQRITRLQYRIAQGLALLVSLLGVVNIIQYYLKINLGIDEWLFQDFSSAITTTFPGRMGFNTALNFVLMGIALWLVGNKTNRGIWLAQFFSSVAAIISLLALLGHLFNVGVLATLIAYSTTQAIHTALAFLLLYGGILLTNPEAGLMEIIVSPFIGGLMVRWLIPWVILFPLVLNFLVFEGYDFGWYDLKAAYGIQVTFTIVCFLVIVCWNGYWLNQIERDRTEANQSLQQTQQHFKQAVEAAELGTWQWDLITGSVILSPQSERLLGLAAGSFPGTYEAFINLLHHSDLDAITNSLEISRLNATTWLMDHEIIDPTGKERWVVSSGKFLYDETGSAVQMRGILKDITYRKNLELELRETNHNLENRVAERTLELQTLNHQLQAELIKSHQFQRSLENKKAEIEAIFLAIPDPIIFTNVSRKIRKVNPAFTKILGYPAERVLGKTPQFLYETPDMYYAHWKKYYSPTATDEPKRSEIEFRRQDGGMILAETIGTMVKNSENQIIGFMVVIRDITQRKNAEKKLQKYAEEITDLYNNAPCGYHSLDSQGRIIQINDTELNWLGYTREQVIGKMHLSQCLTPESIEIFKKNFPMLKQRGWLNNVDFEMIRSNGTVLSAILNATAIKDAAGNLIMTRSTIFDITDRKQAELELKQAKEQAELANQSKSMFLANMSHELRTPLNAILGFTQLLGRDRTLSAYHQERLQIINRSGEHLLGLIDDILELSKIETGQMSLARNDCDLHWLLLTVEEMLRSKAQAKGLNLIFDRAFDLPQWVQIDEKKLRQVLINLLTNAIKFTDRGSVTLRVSVSLGENEINPANNLANDSLMTDDYCPFSLCFAVEDTGVGIAQDEIDSLFEIFLQGEAGKNLNQGAGLGLAISQKLVQLMGGKIQVASVLGEGTIFSFAIPVQLGLASKSEPEKLTQTVVGLAPGQPNYRILVVEDLWESRCLLVELLRAIGFEVKEATNGAEAVALWEIWSPHLIWMDLRMPIMNGYEATQRITEAAGTQKPVIIALTASVWEEQQEAILATGCDDMVRKPFQESVIFAKISQYLGVQYIYETPSPIQPAFAGANLSPEALGVMSPEWLEEMYQAAYCLDADVMLELIRQIPDSEANLANALRELVINFNTDIVMQLTRALLEK; translated from the coding sequence ATGAACAAACGAATCGGTCAATTTTTGAGTTTTTTGGTCATGGCCATAGGCGGTCTGGTGCTTCTAGGTTGGTACTGGGATATTCCTTTACTCAAAACAGGTTTTCCCGGTAGTATATCAACCATGAAAGCTAACACCGCTTTGGCTTTTTTATTAGCTGGAATATCCTTAAGAATTCTCCAATATCAAAGAATTACCCGACTGCAATATCGCATCGCCCAAGGGTTAGCGTTATTGGTAAGCCTGCTGGGAGTAGTCAATATAATTCAATATTATTTGAAAATAAATTTAGGCATTGATGAGTGGCTTTTTCAGGATTTTAGCTCTGCAATTACCACAACTTTTCCGGGGAGAATGGGGTTTAATACAGCCCTGAATTTTGTCTTAATGGGAATAGCTTTATGGTTGGTGGGAAACAAAACCAATCGTGGCATTTGGTTGGCGCAATTTTTCAGTAGTGTGGCCGCTATTATTTCTCTTTTGGCTTTATTGGGACATTTGTTTAATGTGGGTGTTCTGGCTACTTTGATCGCCTATTCAACCACTCAAGCAATCCATACTGCTCTGGCTTTTTTGCTTCTCTATGGTGGAATTTTGTTGACCAATCCCGAAGCCGGATTGATGGAAATCATTGTCAGTCCCTTTATCGGTGGTTTGATGGTGCGTTGGCTCATTCCTTGGGTAATTTTATTTCCTCTAGTTCTCAATTTTTTGGTGTTTGAAGGATATGATTTCGGCTGGTACGATCTGAAAGCGGCTTATGGCATTCAAGTAACGTTTACCATTGTTTGTTTTTTAGTGATTGTTTGTTGGAATGGCTATTGGTTAAATCAAATAGAGCGCGATCGCACCGAGGCTAACCAGTCCCTTCAACAGACACAACAACATTTTAAACAAGCGGTAGAAGCGGCGGAATTAGGAACATGGCAATGGGATTTAATCACCGGAAGTGTCATATTATCTCCTCAAAGCGAAAGGCTGTTAGGTTTGGCAGCGGGCAGTTTTCCGGGAACTTATGAAGCCTTTATTAACTTACTCCATCATAGCGACCTAGATGCGATTACCAATTCCTTGGAAATATCCCGGTTAAACGCTACTACCTGGCTGATGGATCATGAAATTATTGATCCGACTGGCAAGGAGCGTTGGGTTGTCTCAAGCGGTAAATTTTTGTATGACGAAACCGGATCGGCAGTCCAGATGCGTGGGATTCTCAAAGATATCACCTATCGAAAAAATTTAGAACTTGAATTAAGGGAAACTAATCATAATTTAGAAAACCGGGTGGCAGAAAGAACCCTGGAATTACAAACCTTGAATCATCAACTACAAGCAGAATTAATCAAAAGTCATCAGTTTCAACGGAGCTTAGAAAATAAGAAAGCGGAAATTGAAGCAATTTTTTTAGCGATTCCCGATCCAATTATCTTTACCAATGTCAGTCGCAAAATTAGGAAAGTTAATCCGGCATTTACTAAAATATTAGGGTATCCTGCCGAACGGGTGTTGGGAAAAACTCCCCAATTTCTTTATGAAACACCCGATATGTATTATGCCCATTGGAAAAAGTATTATAGTCCGACGGCAACCGACGAACCAAAACGATCGGAAATTGAGTTTCGCCGCCAAGATGGGGGAATGATTCTGGCTGAAACCATTGGGACAATGGTGAAAAATAGTGAAAATCAGATCATTGGTTTTATGGTGGTGATTAGAGATATCACTCAGCGCAAAAACGCTGAAAAAAAATTACAAAAATATGCGGAAGAGATTACGGATTTATACAATAATGCCCCCTGTGGCTACCATTCCTTAGATAGTCAGGGCAGAATTATTCAAATTAATGATACTGAATTAAACTGGCTAGGTTATACCCGGGAACAAGTGATTGGGAAAATGCACCTTAGTCAATGTTTGACCCCCGAAAGCATTGAAATATTTAAGAAAAATTTTCCCATGTTGAAACAGCGCGGTTGGTTAAATAACGTAGACTTTGAAATGATTCGCTCTAATGGCACGGTTTTGTCGGCGATTTTAAATGCTACGGCGATTAAAGATGCCGCAGGTAATTTGATAATGACTCGCTCTACTATTTTTGATATTACAGATCGCAAGCAAGCGGAGTTAGAATTAAAACAAGCCAAAGAACAAGCGGAATTAGCGAACCAATCTAAAAGTATGTTTTTGGCGAATATGAGCCATGAACTGCGGACTCCCTTAAATGCTATTTTGGGCTTTACCCAACTTTTAGGGCGCGATCGCACTTTAAGTGCTTATCATCAAGAAAGGTTACAGATTATTAATCGCAGCGGGGAACATTTACTCGGATTAATTGATGATATTTTAGAGTTATCCAAAATTGAAACGGGACAAATGAGTTTAGCCCGGAATGATTGTGACTTGCACTGGTTATTACTCACCGTTGAAGAAATGTTACGCTCTAAAGCGCAAGCCAAAGGATTAAATTTAATTTTCGACCGGGCTTTCGATCTGCCTCAGTGGGTTCAAATCGATGAGAAAAAATTGCGTCAGGTCTTAATTAATTTATTAACTAATGCGATTAAATTTACCGATCGAGGCAGCGTGACTTTAAGAGTTAGCGTTAGCCTAGGGGAAAATGAAATCAATCCGGCGAATAATCTGGCGAATGATTCACTGATGACTGATGACTATTGCCCTTTCTCTCTATGCTTTGCCGTAGAAGATACCGGAGTGGGAATTGCTCAGGATGAGATTGACAGTTTATTTGAAATTTTCTTGCAAGGAGAAGCGGGAAAAAATTTAAATCAAGGCGCGGGGCTGGGTTTAGCGATTTCGCAAAAACTTGTGCAATTGATGGGCGGTAAAATCCAAGTTGCAAGTGTCTTAGGAGAAGGCACTATTTTTTCCTTTGCTATTCCGGTTCAATTAGGTTTAGCCTCGAAAAGTGAACCGGAAAAATTGACTCAAACCGTGGTCGGACTAGCCCCAGGACAGCCGAATTATCGCATTTTAGTTGTGGAGGATCTTTGGGAAAGTCGTTGCTTATTGGTTGAACTGCTGCGGGCGATCGGTTTTGAGGTGAAAGAAGCCACAAATGGCGCTGAAGCTGTGGCTTTATGGGAAATTTGGTCGCCCCATTTGATTTGGATGGATCTGAGGATGCCGATTATGAATGGCTATGAAGCCACTCAACGAATTACCGAAGCTGCTGGTACACAAAAACCTGTGATTATTGCTTTAACCGCAAGTGTTTGGGAAGAACAACAGGAAGCAATTCTCGCGACAGGTTGTGACGATATGGTGAGAAAACCTTTCCAAGAATCGGTGATTTTTGCCAAAATTTCTCAATATTTAGGGGTGCAGTATATTTATGAAACTCCATCCCCTATACAGCCAGCTTTTGCAGGGGCTAATTTATCCCCAGAAGCTTTAGGGGTGATGTCCCCGGAATGGCTAGAAGAAATGTATCAAGCCGCTTACTGTTTGGATGCGGATGTGATGCTGGAATTAATTAGACAAATCCCTGATTCAGAAGCCAATTTAGCAAATGCCTTGAGAGAGTTAGTGATTAATTTTAATACGGATATTGTTATGCAATTAACTCGTGCTTTACTTGAAAAGTAG